From Aspergillus luchuensis IFO 4308 DNA, chromosome 2, nearly complete sequence:
AGAGTGTTCCTCTACACGTTTATTTCCCGCCCCACAGACCTATCTATGAAGATCCCCAGAGGGGCCCGACACGTACGAAAATCACTTCCTATTGAAGGGTCTGCTCATGCATGAAGAGTAGGGCACAAACAGcaatagcagcagcatgcAATGGAATGCCCCTTACCCAGGCTTCCCATGTCTCCGCGCTCACCAAGACGGCAATTCTGAAGTGTCTTTATCCCATTCTCTGTTTTCTGCGTTCGATACATTGACATCAACATGAGCCATATTATGATTGCAGTTGGTGGCAATAAATTGGAGAATGAAGAAAATTGCACATTgaagccttcttctcttaCTTTTTGTTTCTCTCCAGAATGGGATACCGAGTTCAtcaacccaaccacccacGTCTTGCCCTTCGGCCACCCGCACAGCGCATAACAAAACCATAGTATGGTCTGTAACACAGTAACGACACCACTGATAGATATTATCCTCATTAACGGTCAATGATTGTGGCATTAACCAGCTGAGAGCGCAATAGCTGCATGACGGATGAAGTAGGTGTATCGCTGACCTGGGCGGATTTCCTTCCTGCTGCCGGCCTTCTATGAGAACCCTGCTGGTTCTCTTAAATAGGCCGTGGAGTCATCTGACTTTCACCTCTGCTAACCCAGTCGACCTCTTTTTGTTCATTGGTTCAGACGATTCGGGTTTTTTTCCGTAGAGTAATCCGGCCATTGTTGTGCACGAACGAGAATGCCGTATACCATCGGGAATGTGGAGTCCTGTCCATGGTTGTTTATGGCCCCTCCTGTCTTGGGGTAGGAATATGTTAGTAGGAATGCTCAAACTTTAGAGccaataagtatattattctttctgtttccctccctctctcccttctcatAGAGTCAACGCGCCATCATAATCTCCTAATTCATTACCCAGTTAACAAAATCTACAATAAGCACCATGCGCCTCCTCAATCTTGCCTCATTTCTGTGTCTGCTCGGATCCACTCAGGCCCTATCATTAGGCCAACGCTGTCTCGAAGCACTCAATACCATGAGCACCGTTCCCGGCCAATACATCGCGACCATCGAGCGGGATACATGCAGTTGGGGCTGCAAACCTCGGCCAGAGGAATGGGATACGGTGTTCGAAGGGGTCATCCAAaaggttgttgaagatgggGCGCGATACACTGGCATTGACGATCCCAAGGCGCAGGCTGCTTTCGCAAGCTACCTGAATGACGTCTTCCAAAATGTCAACAGCAAATGTGGTGGTCGCCTCGGCGATGACAATCTGTGCAACGATTCTCCCCAAACGGCGGCCCTGAAGCAATGCGTCGATGATAACGCCAAGTGGGCAGCAACGACAGCTGCCTTGCGGCTGGTGGGCTATTTGTCCGAGGACAGGTGCGAGAAGGTATCGGATTACTTCAAGAGTGAGCAGCTGTGGAACAAGGATTTGCCGAACAGGTCACAGGTCTATGTTCAGAATTGTTAGGGGGTGTAGACTTTGGTTGAGACGATAGAGGTTTCCAACGCTACCTCTATGGTCCacggaggaaagagggaTTGTCGCTTTCCGATGGGGTCAGACGAGAGACGGATAATTTGGCTGAAATGAAAGGAATAACTCGTGACGGATAATGGAAGAGCCATGTCAGAATGAACCTTTTGGAATCAATTTTCGCGATGATCAGTGGGGCATGGTGGTGAGCGGAAACGGGATCCATGGCAGGTATTTGCGAAGAATTAGCCATCCGTCTATATACAATTGAGATGCCAAGGGCTTCAAGTAGAGGTCTGCAAGCTTGTATCTCTTGATGACGGCGTCGCATTGTGTGAATGTAAACCTTCCTTCCATGCTGGAGCAAAGTGAAATGACAGGATAAGCTCTGGAATATTCCTGAGACTGTTTGAAATTGAACAGTTTATCCCCGAGACAACTCCGGGTCTGCCAGCTCATTCAACAATTCCGTCCAGTCTGCAGTGTCCAGAGCTAGGTCGTTGCCTGTCTCAAGCATCTCGGTCCATATGTCCTCTAAATGCCTCTCTTGGGGAACATCATCGGTGCTGGCATCTGGGGGATGTGAAGGGACATTGCTTAATTCAGTACTGAGAGGTTGGGCGTAAGCCTGTGTATGACCCGGATGAGAACGCACTGCGTCATTCCCATGTGGAGTAACAAGGGGGGTCTCGTCACTCCGCTGCAGCTTTCCGGTCCTCCAATGCTTTTGCAAAACGCCCATCATTGCATTGATTCCTTCTCTGACAAGGGCAGACGATTCTTGTGCCTTGCTCAGCATGCGGCAGGCCTCTAGCACTTCTTCCTTTCGTTTCTCAGCGAGTATATCGTCCCAGTTGAAGCACACGTCCAGCAATAGTATCACGGCGGCAGCAAAGACATGATGCATCACAGACCAGACGACAGAGTTTGGCGGAGTATAGTTCGGTTCGTTTCCATCCATGATCCTCTTGATCTCCAGTACCTTTCGGGCAGACTGTAGACAAATAACATGGGAGTAGGAGTATGCCGGTTCACGAGCTCctctgatgaagaagtcacGATGTAGGCGGCACAAACGCGAGAAGAAACCCTGTTGCAGGAGACAGCCTTGCCAGGCAATGGTCGGGCGCTCTTCGTACAGCGAAGCAAACCGCCGTCTAGATGATGGATCCAGCCGGAAGAAATCAGGTATTTCAGCCACAGCTTGATGGAACTTTCGGTCTAGCTCGAGGACTTTTTCGTATTGTGGCTCCAAGCCATGCAGGTGCTCGTAGGATGTTGCATCAACAACCTCTCGGCTGACAGACGCTAGTTTCAGAcgttgaaggaagaaggacaTGTCTGTTGGTGTGGAACTTGGCAGTGATACCATTTCGCGACGCATTGCGCTGTCATCTATATTTAAGGGTTGGTTGACGTTCATGTGGCGCGGCTGGATGAGATACGTCCACTCTTGAGGGCCAGGGAGGAAGCCCAGCAGCCTGCGACTTTGGTGAGCATTTGGCATTCAAAGAGCTTTTAATAGTTCTTACCAGTCGAAAGACGTCAGATCCCACCAAATCCGTCTCTTGAGTTCCAGATCTACTGGATTGTAATCAGATCCCTCCCTCTCATTCCGAAACCGTGGAGAGTCAATGCAATGGAGCATAAGACTCTTTGCTTGGCTGACGATAGCACCGTGCACAAAGAGACCGCTCACAGACGGTGGAATGTTCCAGTTGGAGACATTATGCATGACCACCATGGTGGCCTGCAAGCCCACGAGCGTCGGAGACAGGGAGTAATGGCTCTGGATCAACGCGGCACCAGTAAGGAAGGCAAACTCTCGGCTTCGATCTCCTACATCGGAAGATGCCACCACAGTTTGCTGCAGACATAGAGAGCTGGCTAGGATGCCGAAAAGAAGCGCCAAATGGCTGAGGTCGACGGGCTTGCCACTTTCGATGCAACAGTAGATGCCATCTATTTGGTCTTCCACGCACTTGGGGACAAGGATATGGTAGAGATAGTCGACGTAACGATGATAATATCGAAAGAGATTCAAAGCCTCCGATTTTGGGGGGACAAAGTCAATCAAGTTAACCGACGCCGGATTCTCGTTGATGGCAGACCGATTCATGTATGGCAATGACAGTAATGGTCTTGCAGGCCCTGTCTCCTGGTTCACGCTTAAGTTGCGCCCTCTTACCGAATCGTCTAGTTCATCTCGAAACCATTTCGGGGTTGCTGTTGGCACTCGGTCAGCCATGTGGATGTTCTCCAGCCAGTCCGCTGTGAGTAGCGACTCCCGATTGCTTGGCCGCAATGGAGCTTCAGTAGGTCCGGTAGGAACATTTTCGGCTCCCGGGGGCACACTTGAGCTACTCGTAGGGGGTGTCTGCATTGCGCCAGCCGGTGATGGGTTCGGAGCCCTTGCAGCCTCTGGTCTCCCATAAATGCACGCCAATCGGCGCGCGGAGCAACTGCCGCATGGCTGCTGACGATCGCATTTGATTTTCTTGTGTCGACAAGAGTCGCAAGATACGGGGTCCTGCCTGGGAGCGCGTCTGGAGGTATGCGGCAATTGTAATGCAGCCTTGCGCTTCATGATGAGATGCTGAGTTGATAACTTGGCCGGAGGCGATTAATTGAACGGATCACGTGAGTGTCAATCTCCGCTGTAGCAAACAGTCATTTCACTTCTGCACTACAATGTTGTAGGGGGCAATGTTCCGTGATGCTGAAAGATGTGTTGTCGGTTGTTTCTTGCGGTGGTGTGGAATCGTTGGTCTTAATGGTtaaccgccgccgcccggAAGCTCCGCGGACAGTCCGAGCCGATCCATCAAGCTTCATACATGCTATCACAACACCATGAACCATGTCCCCGGAGGCTCCGGGGGTTACAATATGTATCCCCTTGTCACTGTATGCAGATGGTATATATGCACTCGGAGGCTCTGCTTCAACATGTTCCATCAACCCAAAATAACATTGAGACTCACTAGACACTATATCTTCAGCTTCAACTTGTCAAACCTAACTAGCAACCATGGCTCACCCTAACGATGCTCCCTCCACCAAACCACCCTCCGAATACACGTACATCACCCAGTTCCCCAAACAAGAAGCACATCACTAACCACCTCAGACCCATCGCAATAATGACCCTCCTCGGCTCATTCTGCGGCATGTTCTGCACCGTCGGCTTCGTAAACTCCTtcggcctcttcctcgagtACTACA
This genomic window contains:
- a CDS encoding uncharacterized protein (COG:O;~EggNog:ENOG410Q2F5;~SECRETED:SignalP(1-18)), whose protein sequence is MRLLNLASFLCLLGSTQALSLGQRCLEALNTMSTVPGQYIATIERDTCSWGCKPRPEEWDTVFEGVIQKVVEDGARYTGIDDPKAQAAFASYLNDVFQNVNSKCGGRLGDDNLCNDSPQTAALKQCVDDNAKWAATTAALRLVGYLSEDRCEKVSDYFKSEQLWNKDLPNRSQVYVQNC
- a CDS encoding uncharacterized protein (COG:S;~EggNog:ENOG410PSA8;~InterPro:IPR036864,IPR001138;~PFAM:PF00172;~TransMembrane:1 (o539-560i);~go_function: GO:0000981 - DNA-binding transcription factor activity, RNA polymerase II-specific [Evidence IEA];~go_function: GO:0008270 - zinc ion binding [Evidence IEA];~go_process: GO:0006355 - regulation of transcription, DNA-templated [Evidence IEA]), with amino-acid sequence MKRKAALQLPHTSRRAPRQDPVSCDSCRHKKIKCDRQQPCGSCSARRLACIYGRPEAARAPNPSPAGAMQTPPTSSSSVPPGAENVPTGPTEAPLRPSNRESLLTADWLENIHMADRVPTATPKWFRDELDDSVRGRNLSVNQETGPARPLLSLPYMNRSAINENPASVNLIDFVPPKSEALNLFRYYHRYVDYLYHILVPKCVEDQIDGIYCCIESGKPVDLSHLALLFGILASSLCLQQTVVASSDVGDRSREFAFLTGAALIQSHYSLSPTLVGLQATMVVMHNVSNWNIPPSVSGLFVHGAIVSQAKSLMLHCIDSPRFRNEREGSDYNPVDLELKRRIWWDLTSFDWLLGFLPGPQEWTYLIQPRHMNVNQPLNIDDSAMRREMVSLPSSTPTDMSFFLQRLKLASVSREVVDATSYEHLHGLEPQYEKVLELDRKFHQAVAEIPDFFRLDPSSRRRFASLYEERPTIAWQGCLLQQGFFSRLCRLHRDFFIRGAREPAYSYSHVICLQSARKVLEIKRIMDGNEPNYTPPNSVVWSVMHHVFAAAVILLLDVCFNWDDILAEKRKEEVLEACRMLSKAQESSALVREGINAMMGVLQKHWRTGKLQRSDETPLVTPHGNDAVRSHPGHTQAYAQPLSTELSNVPSHPPDASTDDVPQERHLEDIWTEMLETGNDLALDTADWTELLNELADPELSRG